The Lewinella sp. 4G2 nucleotide sequence GAGCCACCGCCTGTTGGATGCGGCCCGCGAAAACGCCAAGGGCGACCGCAAAATCGGTTCCACCCTCAAGGGCATCGGCCCGACGTACATGGACAAGACCGGCCGCAACGGCCTCCGCGTCGGCAACGTCGAAGCACCCGACTTCCGCGAACGCTACGAGGAACTGAAGGAAAAGCATAAGCAGTTGGTCGGCCTCTACCCCTTCGTGGAGTTCGAACTCGCCAAGGAAGAAGAAGCCTGGTTCAAGGCTGTAGAACGCCTGAAGGGCCTCCAGTTCGTCGACGGCGAATTCTGGATCAACGACGCCATCAAGGCCGGGAAAAAGATCCTCGCCGAAGGCGCCCAGGGTTCCATGCTCGATATTGATTTCGGTACCTACCCCTTCGTGACGAGCTCCAACACGATCACCGCTGGTGTGTGTACCGGCCTCGGGATTGCCCCCCAGCAGATCGGTGAGGTCATCGGCATCACTAAAGCTTACTGTACCCGCGTTGGTGGCGGCCCCTTCCCGACGGAACTCCACGGCGAAACCGGCGAATTCCTCCGCAAGGAAGGCGGCGAATTTGGCGCCACGACCGGCCGCCCCCGCCGTTGTGGTTGGATCGACCTGGTGCAACTCCGCTACACCATCATGCTGAATGGCGTAACTCAACTCGTCGTCACTAAAGTGGACGTCCTCAACAACTTTGAGACCCTCAAAGCAGCGGATGCCTACAACGTGGAAGGTAAGATCTCCCGTACCCTGCCCTTCGACCTGGTTCACGAAAACTACGAAGTCGTGTACACCGACGTCCCCGGCTGGAACAGCAACCTGACCTCTGTAAAGGAAGAAGCGAATCTACCGCAGGCGTGTATGGATTACGTGCGCTTCCTGGAAGAGAAATTGGAGACGCGGGTGAGTATGGTGTCTACTGGTCCGGATCGGGAGGAGTTGGTGACTAGGTAGGACGCTGCGCTTTAGGACGCTTTGCTTTGGGACGCTTTGCTTTAGAACGCTTTGCTTTGGGACGCTGCGCTTTGGGACGCTGCGCTTTGGGACGCTGCGCTTTGGGACGCTGCGCTTTAGAACGCTTCGCTTTGGGACGCTGCGCTTTAGGCTACCGCACGTGCCTTCACGTCGGAGCCATGCGGTAGCCTAAAGCGAAGCGTCCTAAAGGGCTCTGCCCGTTCTAAAGCGCAGCGTTCTAAAAATGCTTCCACCCCTGCGCCGTCACCGGATGAATGTTCCCCCCCGTCGTATGCAACATCACCCCGTCAGATTCGTGGACGATCTCGCCGGAAATGTAGATGTTGGGTAGGAAACGCACCTTCTCCACGTCCTTCGGGTCGATGGTGAACAGCAGCTCGTAATCTTCGCCTCCGGAAAGGGCTACCGTGATGGGGTCCATATTGAACTCCAACGCCTGCAACTGGGCTTCCTGGCGGATGGGAACATTGCCTTCTTCCAGAATTGCCCCAACCTGGCTGGACTTACAGATGTGAAAGATCTCACTGGCCAACCCATCGCTGACGTCAATCATCGAGGTGGGGATGATGTCGTTCTTGGCGAAAAGGTCGACCATGTCTGTCCGCGCTTCGGGACGGAGGATGGCGGCGTACAACTCCTTATTCTCCTCCTTCATTTGGGGCTGCATCTCCGGGTTTTCGAGGTAGACCTGTTTCTCGCGCTCCAGTAATTGAAGCCCGAGGTAGGCGCTGCCCAAATGCCCCGTGACGCAAATGATGTCACCCACCTTTGCCGTACTCCGGCGGGTGATCCGTTCGGCGGGGGCGCGGCCGATGGCGGTTACGGAAATGATTAATCCTTTGAGGGAACTCGTCGTATCTCCACCCACCAGGTCCACCCCGTAGTGTTCGCAGGCAGCGTGGACGCCGGCGTAAAACTCCTCCAGCGCTTCCACGCTGAACCGGTTCGAAATAGCAATGCTGACCGTGATCTGCTGCGGCCGTGCATTCATCGCACAGATGTCACTTACGTTGACGGAAACCGATTTGTAGCCGAGGTGCTTCAACGGCGTGTAGGCAAAGTCGAAATGGATGCCCTCCACCAGCATGTCGGTGCTCACCACGAGTTGCTCGGGGCCACCGGTATCGAGGATCGCGGCGTCGTCACCCACCCCGAGGATGGTCGTTTGTTGCCGGTTCTTGAATTGCTTCGTCAGGTGGTCGATGAGGCCAAATTCGCCGAGGATGTTGACGTCGGTTCGTTGCTGGTTTGCCATAGTGCTATTTGTGTTCGCGGCCCCGCCTGAGGACGGGACGTGTTTGTCGCCCCCGCGGGTGCAAGGTTGGGAACCATGGGGGGTGGGGAATGGTTGGGTGGGCCGGTAATTTCCATCTCCCCCGCCTACCGATCCTGGAAGGATCACCATTCTAGCCTGGACCACGCAGTAGCCGCGGCGCGAATCAGACGAACCGCAAGGTTCGGAGAGATCTCGGGCTAACATCCCAGGCTAAAATCCCGGGTAAATATCCCAATCTAAAATTCAAGGAAACCTCCTTCCCCTTCCCCGCGCCGCCGGCTCCACCCGCAACCCCGGCACCCCAAACCAAACCCGAAACAAAAACCCCGCCAGCACCCCAAAGACAAACCCGCCAATGTGCGCCCACCAGGCTATCCCGCCGGAGGTGTCCCCCAAACTCTGGTAACCCGCCGAAGACTGCTGGTAAAACCAAAAACCCAGGAACAGAAAGGCCGGTACGCTGATCCGAAAAAAGAAGAGGTAGCCCTTAATGTTGGACTTCGGAAACATCACAATGTAGGCCCCCATTACTGCGGACAGCGCCCCACTCGCCCCCACGGCCGGAATGGCGCTTCCGGGGTTAAAATAGATGTGGCAAAGCCCCGCCGCCAGTCCACCCAAGAGGTAAAAGATGACGAAGGTTACGTGCCCAATGGACGCCTCAATGTTATCCGAGAAGATGTACATGTAGAGCATGTTCCCGATCAGGTGCATCCAGCTGCCGTGCAGGAACATACAGGTGAAGAGCGTGAAATAATCCTGCCCGTTCTCGATCTCTACGGGGATGCAGCCAAAGGTGTACACAAACTCCTGCCCGGCCGGGCCCAGCGAGAATTGGTACAGGTAGATCAGGACGTTTAGCCCAATGAATATCCAGGAAAAGATGGGGCGGTACCCTTTGTGTACCTGGTCATCACCAATGGGAAAGAACATGGCGCTTGGGTTGAAAGGCTAGAGATCGAAAGAAAGTAGGGGAAGTAGACCCAGCCTACAGCGCATTCGTACTCACCAGCAACTTATAGTCTCCCGCATCAATCCGTTTCCCTTCCTTAGGGTAGGGCGTCAAACCGAGGATGTTGACGACAATGTCGCCGGAGATGATCCGTTTGGCGGTTTTGTAATCCGCCGCAACCTTGGCCACTTGCTTGATGCCGCCGGGCAATTCCACCACCACTTCCGCTTCGCCGGCCTGAATACAATCTACGCCCTCGGGGCAGCGGCTATCGGTTTGGACTTCCACGAAAGTCAAGCTGCCGGTGTATCCCTCCACCATGATGGTTTCGCCGGGCTTAAGCGTCGTCTCCTTACCCATTTCGGTGGTTTTAGCGTTAGCCATCCCGCCGGCCACGCTGGCTTTGGGGGTACAGGAGAAAGCGAGTAGAGTAGTCGCGGCGAGTAGGAATAGTAAACGGTACATAGCTTGGTTTTTGTGTAGACCCGTAAGGTAAGCACCGAACGGGAGGGGCGGGTTCGCTGCTAATCAGCTTACCCATCTTTTTCTACCCATTTCACGGCACCTGCGGCCGCGCCCAACTATTTATAAACGTGAAACTTTACTATTGTCCCGGGACGATTCTCGTTAAAACTTGCCTTACACAAATACACCACATGCAAAAGTTACTACTATTCCTAGCCCTGCTAGCCCTTACCCCCATCCTGTCCGCCCAGGATGCGCCTTCGGATGACGATGAAAAGAAGGAGGAAAAAGAAGAAAAAGACCCCTACGCGGACCTACTCGAAGAGGCGGAGGTCTCCCGCGGCCTCTTCAACGTGATCTCCAAAGACGAAAAGACCTACTTCGAGATCCCCACCGATCTATTGGAGGACGAGATCCTCATCGTCAGCCGCATCAGTGGCCACGTCAAGGGCCTGAACTTTGGCGGCGCGGGCATGAAGAGCCGCCCCCAACAGGTCATCCGCTGGCAGAAAAAGGGGAAGAAACTGCTCCTCCGCAGCGTGAGCTACAACAGCATCGCCAGCCCGGATCTGCCCATCTACGAATCCCTGCGCAACAACAACTTCGAGCCCATCATCGCCGCCTTCGAGGTGAAGGCCGAAGGCCCCAACGAATCCAGTGTGGTGGCCGACGTCACCAGCTTCTTTACTACCGACGTGGCCATGATCGGCGCCCTCCGCGACAGCGAACGCAAACGCTTCGGCATCAAAGGGCTGGATAAGAGCCGGAGCCTCGTCACGAGTACAAAGGCCTTTCCCGAAAACGTGGAGGTCCGCCACATCCTGACCTACAACGGGAGCAAATTGCCGGACAACGCCGTTACCGGCACGCTCTCGGTGGAGATGAACCAGTCCTTCATCGTCCTGCCGGAGGACCCCATGCAACCCCGCGTGTACGACCCCCGGGTGGGCTACTTCAGCATCCGCCAAACCGATTACGGCTCCGACGCCCAGAAGGCCGAAAGCCGCCGCCTCATCACCCGCTGGCGCCTGGAACCCACCGATATGGCTGCCTGGGAACGCGGCGAACTGGTCGACGTGAAGAAGCCCATCGTCTACTACATCGACCCCGCCACGCCGGAAGATTGGGCACCCTACATCATGCAGGGCGTCAACGACTGGCAGAAGACCTTCGAAGCCATCGGCCTCAAAAACGCCATCATGGCCAAGCGCGCGCCCACCAAGGCGGAAGACCCCGACTGGAGCCCGGAAGACGTGCGCTACTCCGTCATCCGCTACGTGACGACCGATATCCAGAACGCCCAAGGGCCACACGTCCACGACCCCCGCACCGGTGAGATCCTGGAATCCGACATCATCTGGTACCACAACATCATGAAACTGCTCCGTAACTGGTACCTGATCCAGACGGCCGCCGTTAACCCGGAAGCCCGCACGCCGAAGTTTGAGAAGGAAGTGATGGGTGAGCTCATCCGCTTCGTCTCCGCCCACGAGGTCGGCCACACTCTCGGCCTCCCCCACAACATGGGTTCCTCGGCGGCCTATTCCGTGGACCAGCTGCGTAGCCCCGGTTTCGTCCAGAAAAATGGCACGGCACCGAGCATCATGGACTACGCCCGCTTCAATTACGTCGCCCAACCCGGCGATAAGGACGCCGGCCTCCACCCCGCCATCGGCCCCTACGATTACTACGCCATCGCTTACGGTTACACCCCCATCCCCGGCAAGTCGATGGAGACGGAAAAGCCCGTCCTCAACGCTATGGTGAAGGAAAAAGCGAGTGACCCCGTTTACCGCTACGGCCCCCAACGCGGCAATGGCCACGATCCCAGCGCCCAGACGGAAGACCTGAGTGGCGACGCCGTCCTGGCCTCTGATTTAGGTGTTAAAAACCTCCAGCGCATCCTCCCCAACCTCGTGGAATGGATGAGCGAAGACGGTAAGTATTTCGACGATTTGGAGGAAGCCTACGGCGCCCTCATCGGTCAGTTCCGTCGCTATGCGGGCCACGTGGCCAGCAACGTCGGGGGCGTCCACGAGTGGCAGCGCACCTCTGAGGAAGGCAAGGTCGTCTACGAAGTAGTAGACGCCGAGCGCCAGCAAAATTCCGTCGACTGGATCAACCGCCAAGTCTTCACCACCCCCGAATGGTTGCTCGACGAGGCCATCCTCAACCGCATCGGCCCCAGCGGCGTGGCCAACCAGATCGAAGGCCTCCAACGCACCGCCCTGCGCACTCTTTTCAATACCGATCGCCTCAACCGCCTCGCCGAACAAAAGGCCCGTAATAAGAAGGCTTACGGTTTAATGGATCTCATGCGCCAGACCACCGAAGGTGTATTCACCAAGGATAATACCCGCACCACCTACGGCCGCACCCTTCAAACCAATTTCGTCGACGGCCTAGTTAGCGTCCTCCAAAATGACCGCGCCGCAGCCGACGTTCAGGCCGCCGCCCGTGCTACCCTGAACAAGCTTTCCATCGACCTTTACGAAGCCACCGCCAATAAGAGTATTACCACCCTCCGTGGCATTAATAATACTATATCCCGCAGTGGCGATCTCGACGAAAAAGCCCTCATCACCGGTCATCAACTAGACCTCGCCAACCGCATCAACCTTGCCCTTAACGGCTTCGATGCCCTCCTCGAGAAGAGCAAATAACCGCAGTTGGGACGTTAGAAGTTAGATTTTAGATCTTAGACTGAACCATATCTAAGGTCTAAAATCTAAAGTCTAACGTCTCAGATGGGCGCTGCCGCAGGTGCGAGGGAAGTTGGAATGTAAGAGTTTAGACGTTAGATCTTAGACTGTGCCGTGTCTAAAATCTAAAGTCCAAGTTGAGATTCTACTGCCCATCCCAAAAGAACTGGCCACAATCAACCCGCAGTACCTGAATGGTAACCGAAGCACTAACGGGTTCACAAACACTGGGAACTGGCAACTGCCCCGGGTCGTTAGTGGACAACGTAAAGGTCACCGAGCCCCGCGCCGCATCCCCCCGGCCGGGCCGGTAGGTAACTGCGTCGCCGAAGATGAACGGTGCCGTAAGTACTTGCCCATTCGCATCGAGGAACCGGCCGTCACCGTTGGTCGTCCAGAATCCACCCAGGCTAGCCGGCTGCAGACTCGCACCCTGGCTGAGGTCAATCGGTTGCGTACCACAGATCGTGGAAGGCTCCGCTACGGTAACTGCCAGGTTACAAATTACGCCAGCGTCCAGCGTGAGGTCCGCCTCCCCGGATTGTAGGAAATCGGTCGTGCCGGATTGAGCATTGACCCCATCCTGGCTGACGGCATCGCTGTCCGTAGCGTCATTCCCGAAGTTGGGGTTGGTGTAGGTGTACAGGTCCGCATTATCCGCCGTGCTGAGGTCGAAGGTCACGTAGTAATCACCCGGAGGGAGGCTGGGGAAGGAGTACCGGCCATCCGCGTCCGTCATCACGACGTTCGGGTAGGGGTTGGTGCCATCGGACTGGAATTCAACGGGAGTACCATCTCCGTTAAACAGGGTAACCGTAACACCGGTAAGGCCGGGTTCGGTGCTGCCCTGCTGCCCGTCACCGTCTACGTCAACGAAGACAAAGTCACCCACCTCCACTACGGGAGCGAAGAAGCCGAAGTCAACGGTCATGTTGCCGCTGGCGTCGTCGGGCCCATCGTCCTGGGCGGAGCCGGTACCGGTTTCCGTAGTGGCGGCGGTCGGTTCGCCGTCAACGCTTAGGGTGACGGGGAGGCTCCGGGTTTCGGTCGCCAGCCCGCCGGGTTGGAGGCCATTGTCGTCACCATCCACGTCACCGGCGTCCGGGTCCAATTCTACGAACCCGGAGGTTAGGTTATTGGAAGACACGTTGATGGTATCCAGCGCGCGGCCAGTCGTGAAGTTGTCGACGGGAATGGTCACTACGTAATCACCGGGGAACAGGTTGCCGAAGAAGTAGAAGCCGTCCGCATCGGTCAGGACTGGGGTGGGATCTTGTTCGTCGCCCGTATTCAGCGCGCCGTCGGGGCCAGTATTGAACTGGTTGCCGTTGGCATCAAATAGCTGGACCTCAACGCCGGGGATGCCCGGTTCACCCGCATCCTGAATACCGTTGTTATTCAGGTCTTCAAAAACCGTACTGCCGATAGAAAGAGATGCAACGCCCGTATTGAGCTGGCAACTCCGCGAACACCCATTGGCGTCCGTCACCGTCAGGAAGATGGTTACATCTTCGGTACCAAAGTCTACGGTTAGGGTTTGTTGGTCCGTGGGGCCGTCAATGCTGGCGCCCACGCCGGGAGAAATGCTCCAGGCGTAGTCCAATCCAGCCGGAGCGCTATACTCGACGTCCTGCTGATTCGTACCCACGACTACGGGCCCGGTAACAAGACATCCGGGTAATGGATTGACCATCAGCATCGCCGTGCCTTCCACTGGGCAGCCCAAGCCATTGGTCGTTTCCGTTACGACCACACGGTACTGACGGCCGTCAAAACTCAGGGGCGTGGTACTGATGACTAGCGTAGCGTTCGTCTCGTTGAAAATGTCCTCAAAGGTGCCGGAACCATTATCCTGCCATTGGTAACTAAGGGTGCCGCCCTCGCTCGCCGTGGCCACCGCCGTAAACGTGGTGGTCGACTCCGCACAAACCTCTTGGTCCGCCACCGTCACGACTGGGCTCGTCCGGATGGTGACGATAACTTCGTCCGTCTGCCCACCCACACAGGGGCCGGCACCGTCGGAATCATCCGCGGTGAAGGTGAAGGTCAGCGTACCCATCTCTACTGCCGTCGGTTGGTAGGTGGCCGTCCCATCACTTCCATTAGTGAGAGTTCCCGTTCCGCTGGTGGACCATTCACCAGCCGTAGTGCTCGTCCCATCAAATAGGTTTACGGAACCAGAAAGGGAAACCAGGTCTTCTGGACAGATCGTTTGGTCCATCCCCGCATTCACGGAAACCACACTGTTGTTGATGGTAACCGTCACTTGGTCGGTTTGTCCGCCGGCACAGGGGCCGGCATCATCGGGGTCTGCCGCCGTAAAGGTGAAGTTTACGTCACCCGTTTCTCCGGGTCCCGGCGTATAGGTCGCTACACCATTGGCAGTCGTGGAAAGCATACCCGTAGCGGTTGTGGTCGCGATCGACCAGGTCCCGTTCATTGTCGTAGCACCGGAGGCGAAGTTGACGGTACCGGAGAGGGTAGCCGTTGCGTCGGCACAGATCGTCTGCGCAGTACCCGCTTCTACGTCGGTAATGTCATCGTTGACGGTGACGATTACCTCGTCAG carries:
- a CDS encoding adenylosuccinate synthase: MAVDVLLGLQWGDEGKGKIVDVLAPQYDIIARFQGGPNAGHTLIFDGQKFVLHTIPSGIFRPGLQNLIGNGVVIDPITLGKELDKLEAAGVEYKDRLFVSRKAHLILPSHRLLDAARENAKGDRKIGSTLKGIGPTYMDKTGRNGLRVGNVEAPDFRERYEELKEKHKQLVGLYPFVEFELAKEEEAWFKAVERLKGLQFVDGEFWINDAIKAGKKILAEGAQGSMLDIDFGTYPFVTSSNTITAGVCTGLGIAPQQIGEVIGITKAYCTRVGGGPFPTELHGETGEFLRKEGGEFGATTGRPRRCGWIDLVQLRYTIMLNGVTQLVVTKVDVLNNFETLKAADAYNVEGKISRTLPFDLVHENYEVVYTDVPGWNSNLTSVKEEANLPQACMDYVRFLEEKLETRVSMVSTGPDREELVTR
- the thiL gene encoding thiamine-phosphate kinase produces the protein MANQQRTDVNILGEFGLIDHLTKQFKNRQQTTILGVGDDAAILDTGGPEQLVVSTDMLVEGIHFDFAYTPLKHLGYKSVSVNVSDICAMNARPQQITVSIAISNRFSVEALEEFYAGVHAACEHYGVDLVGGDTTSSLKGLIISVTAIGRAPAERITRRSTAKVGDIICVTGHLGSAYLGLQLLEREKQVYLENPEMQPQMKEENKELYAAILRPEARTDMVDLFAKNDIIPTSMIDVSDGLASEIFHICKSSQVGAILEEGNVPIRQEAQLQALEFNMDPITVALSGGEDYELLFTIDPKDVEKVRFLPNIYISGEIVHESDGVMLHTTGGNIHPVTAQGWKHF
- a CDS encoding rhomboid family intramembrane serine protease, with the translated sequence MFFPIGDDQVHKGYRPIFSWIFIGLNVLIYLYQFSLGPAGQEFVYTFGCIPVEIENGQDYFTLFTCMFLHGSWMHLIGNMLYMYIFSDNIEASIGHVTFVIFYLLGGLAAGLCHIYFNPGSAIPAVGASGALSAVMGAYIVMFPKSNIKGYLFFFRISVPAFLFLGFWFYQQSSAGYQSLGDTSGGIAWWAHIGGFVFGVLAGFLFRVWFGVPGLRVEPAARGRGRRFP
- a CDS encoding zinc-dependent metalloprotease, which codes for MQKLLLFLALLALTPILSAQDAPSDDDEKKEEKEEKDPYADLLEEAEVSRGLFNVISKDEKTYFEIPTDLLEDEILIVSRISGHVKGLNFGGAGMKSRPQQVIRWQKKGKKLLLRSVSYNSIASPDLPIYESLRNNNFEPIIAAFEVKAEGPNESSVVADVTSFFTTDVAMIGALRDSERKRFGIKGLDKSRSLVTSTKAFPENVEVRHILTYNGSKLPDNAVTGTLSVEMNQSFIVLPEDPMQPRVYDPRVGYFSIRQTDYGSDAQKAESRRLITRWRLEPTDMAAWERGELVDVKKPIVYYIDPATPEDWAPYIMQGVNDWQKTFEAIGLKNAIMAKRAPTKAEDPDWSPEDVRYSVIRYVTTDIQNAQGPHVHDPRTGEILESDIIWYHNIMKLLRNWYLIQTAAVNPEARTPKFEKEVMGELIRFVSAHEVGHTLGLPHNMGSSAAYSVDQLRSPGFVQKNGTAPSIMDYARFNYVAQPGDKDAGLHPAIGPYDYYAIAYGYTPIPGKSMETEKPVLNAMVKEKASDPVYRYGPQRGNGHDPSAQTEDLSGDAVLASDLGVKNLQRILPNLVEWMSEDGKYFDDLEEAYGALIGQFRRYAGHVASNVGGVHEWQRTSEEGKVVYEVVDAERQQNSVDWINRQVFTTPEWLLDEAILNRIGPSGVANQIEGLQRTALRTLFNTDRLNRLAEQKARNKKAYGLMDLMRQTTEGVFTKDNTRTTYGRTLQTNFVDGLVSVLQNDRAAADVQAAARATLNKLSIDLYEATANKSITTLRGINNTISRSGDLDEKALITGHQLDLANRINLALNGFDALLEKSK